A single window of Flagellimonas maritima DNA harbors:
- a CDS encoding DUF6973 domain-containing protein produces the protein MNAIKALKQLDSKNIWILVKLCFQFPLFVFPTLSATKKCLSISTQHYGRAHYKNGPANAFRHALWNYLISKECYRWIKNEIKILSWSEKITDWHEHAFPNRKLAKEMDLHNNAVGRSIFKDYSNKTIPETIIILTAMTSKSIKVNENSNFANFKNKLVHINDES, from the coding sequence ATGAATGCAATCAAGGCATTAAAGCAACTGGATTCAAAAAATATCTGGATTTTGGTCAAATTATGTTTTCAATTTCCTTTGTTCGTTTTTCCTACATTGTCCGCCACAAAAAAATGTTTGTCAATTTCCACACAACATTATGGTCGTGCGCACTATAAAAACGGTCCTGCCAATGCCTTTAGACATGCCCTTTGGAATTATTTGATTTCTAAAGAGTGTTATCGTTGGATTAAAAATGAAATCAAAATCCTAAGCTGGTCAGAAAAAATTACGGATTGGCATGAACATGCATTCCCTAACCGAAAATTGGCAAAGGAGATGGATTTGCACAATAATGCCGTTGGTAGATCTATTTTTAAAGACTATTCAAATAAAACTATTCCTGAAACAATCATAATTTTAACGGCAATGACCTCAAAATCAATAAAAGTGAACGAAAATTCCAACTTTGCTAACTTTAAAAACAAATTAGTTCATATAAACGATGAATCATGA
- a CDS encoding GNAT family N-acetyltransferase: MMQIDFENYSISPIQEKDAWRLCDLMVSNSERFKSYFPQTLQQNLTPTLAELFVGKKVKEFMRNEEFLFTIKENTNRSIIGLLYVKELKKTEGQGELAYCISYRFEGRGIIKTSVEKIIPWCFRELKLQTLQIIVHHNNLPSKLIAEKNGFVWKRTLPNVHTTGSGEILDMELYELHNPKAIT; the protein is encoded by the coding sequence ATGATGCAAATCGATTTTGAAAACTATAGTATCAGTCCCATTCAAGAAAAGGATGCTTGGAGACTTTGTGACCTTATGGTTTCAAATTCGGAACGATTTAAATCATATTTTCCTCAAACCTTGCAACAAAACCTAACACCCACCTTGGCCGAATTGTTTGTTGGCAAAAAGGTTAAGGAATTTATGCGCAATGAAGAATTCCTATTTACCATAAAAGAAAATACCAATAGGTCTATTATTGGCCTGCTCTATGTAAAAGAGCTTAAAAAAACAGAAGGCCAAGGGGAGTTGGCCTATTGTATTAGCTATCGCTTTGAGGGAAGGGGGATTATAAAAACCAGTGTGGAAAAAATTATCCCGTGGTGTTTTAGGGAGCTTAAGTTACAAACTTTACAGATTATAGTTCACCATAATAATTTGCCGAGCAAACTAATTGCAGAAAAAAACGGATTTGTATGGAAGCGGACTTTGCCAAATGTGCACACAACAGGTAGTGGAGAAATTTTGGACATGGAATTATACGAACTCCACAATCCAAAAGCTATAACTTAA
- the hemE gene encoding uroporphyrinogen decarboxylase, whose protein sequence is MIKNDLFLRALKGEIVDRPPVWMMRQAGRYLPEFMELKAKYDFFTRCQTPELASEITVQPIRRYGMDAAILFSDILVIPQAMNIEVEMKPNFGPYLPNPIKSPKDLDRVIIPNIEESLGYVLNAITMTKEKLQDEIPLIGFAGSPWTILCYCVEGQGSKSFDKARGFCFTQPEAAHQLLQKITDTTIAYLKAKVRAGVNAVQVFDSWGGMLSPVDYQEFSFQYIQQIVDALKDDAPVIVFGKGCWFALKEMAQSGASALGVDWTCSAQNARYLTGGNITLQGNFDPARLLSPPETIKKMVDQMIREFGKDKYVVNLGHGILPHIPVENARAFIDAVKEYTE, encoded by the coding sequence ATGATTAAAAATGACCTGTTCCTAAGAGCTCTAAAAGGTGAAATTGTAGATAGACCCCCCGTTTGGATGATGCGCCAAGCTGGACGATATCTTCCTGAATTTATGGAATTGAAAGCAAAATACGATTTCTTTACCCGATGCCAGACTCCAGAATTGGCTTCGGAAATAACTGTCCAGCCCATTCGCCGGTATGGAATGGATGCAGCCATACTCTTCAGTGATATTTTGGTTATTCCGCAAGCCATGAATATTGAGGTAGAGATGAAACCTAACTTTGGTCCTTATTTACCAAATCCCATTAAATCTCCAAAAGATTTAGATAGGGTCATCATTCCAAATATTGAAGAATCATTGGGATACGTTTTGAATGCGATTACAATGACCAAAGAAAAGTTGCAAGATGAAATTCCATTGATTGGTTTTGCAGGCTCACCATGGACCATACTTTGTTATTGCGTAGAAGGGCAGGGAAGTAAAAGTTTCGATAAGGCCCGCGGATTTTGTTTTACCCAACCAGAAGCTGCTCATCAACTACTTCAAAAAATTACGGACACTACAATTGCTTATTTAAAAGCTAAGGTAAGAGCGGGTGTAAATGCCGTTCAGGTTTTTGATTCTTGGGGAGGAATGTTATCGCCAGTGGATTATCAAGAATTTTCCTTTCAATATATTCAGCAAATCGTAGATGCGCTTAAAGATGATGCACCCGTCATCGTTTTTGGAAAAGGTTGCTGGTTTGCGCTAAAAGAAATGGCACAATCAGGTGCATCGGCATTGGGTGTTGATTGGACTTGTTCCGCACAAAATGCTAGATATTTAACGGGAGGAAATATAACACTGCAAGGCAATTTTGATCCTGCACGATTACTTTCCCCACCAGAAACCATCAAAAAAATGGTCGATCAAATGATTCGTGAATTTGGTAAGGACAAATATGTGGTGAATTTGGGTCATGGCATCCTTCCTCATATACCTGTCGAAAATGCAAGAGCTTTTATTGATGCCGTAAAAGAGTATACCGAATAG
- a CDS encoding DUF559 domain-containing protein yields the protein MNNKIQIARLLRKNQTKAEKKLWSHLRNRKLKNLKFRRQHPIKSYIVDFFCVEYGIIIELDGEYHKQINQAEKDRRRDIHLQSLGYKILRFENRMVFENVDIVFQYIIAAKEKQESYASERKEHLKKHSENTKKHLTPSLTLSRGSSITVLSTKILSPSQKELFLHSGLGLVEYNALDIEFLDVPIPNNFQNYIFTSKNAVKAFLKYSKKLDMSECNAFCVGEKTKAVLEENGLKIIATTENALDLGDFIIKKHQNEKFLFLCGNLRREELPNILSKNNVRYTEVKIYKTHLIPRRFDRVFNGILFFSPSGIKSYIQENSISKSLAFCIGNTTATEAKKYTDQIIIANKPTIENLLVQAIKYFKKHD from the coding sequence ATGAACAATAAAATTCAAATAGCAAGATTATTACGCAAAAATCAAACTAAGGCTGAAAAAAAGCTTTGGAGCCACCTTCGAAATCGTAAACTTAAAAATCTGAAATTTAGAAGACAACACCCAATAAAAAGTTATATTGTAGATTTCTTTTGTGTTGAATATGGAATAATAATTGAATTGGATGGCGAGTATCACAAACAAATAAATCAAGCTGAAAAGGACAGAAGGAGGGACATTCACTTACAAAGCTTAGGCTATAAAATTTTACGTTTTGAGAATAGAATGGTTTTTGAAAATGTTGATATCGTATTTCAGTATATTATAGCTGCCAAAGAAAAACAAGAATCCTACGCTAGTGAACGTAAAGAACATTTAAAAAAACATAGCGAGAACACGAAAAAACACCTCACCCCATCCCTCACCTTAAGTAGAGGGAGCAGTATAACAGTGCTCTCCACTAAAATACTTTCCCCCTCACAAAAAGAATTATTTCTCCATTCTGGACTGGGTTTGGTGGAATATAATGCATTGGATATTGAATTTTTGGATGTACCTATCCCCAATAATTTTCAAAATTATATTTTCACCAGTAAAAATGCCGTAAAAGCCTTTTTGAAGTATTCTAAAAAACTGGACATGTCCGAATGCAATGCTTTTTGCGTCGGTGAAAAGACCAAAGCAGTATTGGAAGAAAATGGGTTAAAAATTATTGCTACTACTGAAAATGCCTTGGATTTAGGTGATTTTATTATTAAAAAACATCAAAATGAGAAGTTTTTGTTCTTATGTGGGAACTTAAGAAGAGAAGAATTGCCTAATATCCTATCAAAAAATAATGTTCGGTATACAGAAGTTAAGATTTATAAAACCCATTTGATTCCAAGAAGATTTGATCGCGTATTTAATGGCATCCTTTTTTTTAGTCCAAGTGGTATAAAAAGTTACATACAAGAAAATAGTATCTCAAAAAGCTTGGCTTTCTGTATTGGCAATACCACTGCCACTGAAGCTAAAAAGTATACGGATCAAATTATAATTGCCAACAAGCCAACAATAGAAAATTTGTTGGTTCAAGCTATAAAATATTTTAAGAAACATGATTAA
- the hemC gene encoding hydroxymethylbilane synthase: protein MSKIIRIGTRDSELALWQATTVQQKLEALGHDTTLIPIKSTGDQILDKPLYELGITGIFTKTLDVALLKGQIDIAVHSMKDVPTQLPKGIVQTAVLERAVTNDILVHKGLDFLESENIATIATGSLRRKAQWLHKYPHHNIVDLRGNVNSRILKLIENDWQGAIFAQAGLERIKLLPKDALELDWMIPAPAQGAMLVVALEKDAFSKEASHKLNHQDSEITTAIERDFLRTLEGGCTAPIGALAQIKNQSIYFEGSVFSLDGKQKVAIKKSSDLTDSSGFGKACAKELLEMGGDRLMKAIRNNQETVPSPGGEG, encoded by the coding sequence ATGAGCAAAATCATACGAATCGGAACCCGCGATAGCGAATTGGCGTTGTGGCAAGCGACCACAGTACAGCAAAAACTGGAAGCATTAGGGCATGATACGACTTTGATTCCAATAAAATCAACAGGGGATCAGATCTTGGACAAACCACTCTACGAACTAGGGATTACAGGAATCTTCACCAAGACGTTGGATGTTGCACTACTAAAAGGTCAAATAGATATTGCGGTACATTCCATGAAGGACGTCCCTACACAATTGCCGAAAGGCATTGTACAAACCGCAGTTTTGGAACGTGCCGTAACCAATGATATTCTGGTTCACAAAGGATTGGATTTTCTAGAATCTGAAAACATAGCTACCATTGCCACAGGTAGCTTACGGAGAAAAGCACAATGGTTGCATAAATATCCGCATCATAACATAGTGGATTTGAGGGGCAACGTAAATTCGAGAATTTTAAAACTTATCGAAAATGATTGGCAAGGGGCCATTTTTGCACAGGCTGGATTGGAACGCATTAAACTATTGCCCAAAGATGCTTTAGAACTGGACTGGATGATACCCGCGCCCGCTCAAGGAGCAATGTTGGTAGTGGCCCTGGAGAAAGATGCGTTTTCAAAGGAGGCCTCACATAAGCTTAATCATCAGGATTCTGAGATAACAACTGCAATTGAACGTGATTTTTTAAGAACACTTGAGGGCGGTTGTACTGCTCCCATCGGAGCTTTAGCACAAATAAAAAATCAATCGATTTATTTTGAAGGATCAGTTTTTTCCTTGGATGGCAAACAAAAGGTTGCAATTAAGAAAAGTAGTGACTTAACCGATTCAAGTGGTTTTGGAAAGGCTTGTGCCAAAGAGCTATTGGAAATGGGCGGAGATAGACTAATGAAAGCTATTAGAAATAATCAAGAAACAGTTCCCTCTCCCGGGGGAGAGGGTTAG
- the hemA gene encoding glutamyl-tRNA reductase produces MRNYHISKHNSFYAIGLSYKKADAEIRGKFSLDVPAIDKIMVQAKEQDIDGLLAISTCNRTELYGFAQHPYQLIKMLCDHTQGSVEEFQEVAYVYKNHDAISHIFRVGTGLDSQILGDFEIISQIKQGFFRSKKHEMANPFLERLCNAVIQASKRIKNETELSSGATSVAFASVRYILNKVPDISEKNILLFGTGKIGRNTCENLVKHSKNSQITLINRTREKAEVIAGKFDLTVKDYGDLQTEIRRADIFVVATGAQLPTISKALIYTKKPLLILDLSVPKNVSNDVLELENVSLVHLDQLSQITDDTLNKRKEFVPKAEKIIDQVRGEFLKWLETRKFAPVINALKEKLKTMKAEEIDFHSRKISDFNEDQAEIISERIIQKITKQFANHLKSSEVDTEDSLELIQKVFQLEIGSK; encoded by the coding sequence ATGAGGAATTACCATATTTCCAAACACAACTCTTTTTATGCCATTGGGCTCAGCTACAAAAAAGCTGATGCTGAAATAAGGGGGAAATTTAGTTTGGATGTTCCTGCGATTGACAAAATAATGGTGCAAGCCAAGGAACAGGATATTGATGGACTTTTGGCAATTTCTACTTGCAACAGAACCGAACTATATGGTTTTGCCCAACATCCCTATCAACTCATAAAGATGCTCTGCGACCATACCCAAGGCAGTGTGGAAGAATTTCAGGAGGTTGCCTACGTCTATAAAAATCATGATGCTATTTCCCACATTTTTAGAGTGGGAACTGGTTTGGATAGTCAAATTTTAGGTGATTTTGAAATAATTAGCCAGATAAAGCAAGGTTTTTTTCGTTCCAAAAAGCACGAAATGGCCAATCCGTTCCTGGAACGTTTGTGCAATGCAGTTATCCAAGCCAGCAAGCGTATAAAAAACGAAACAGAACTCTCTTCTGGTGCCACTTCTGTAGCATTTGCTTCTGTAAGATATATTCTAAACAAAGTTCCTGACATATCAGAAAAAAATATCCTGCTCTTTGGTACTGGGAAAATCGGTAGGAACACCTGTGAAAATCTCGTAAAACACTCCAAAAATTCCCAGATCACGCTCATTAATAGAACCCGTGAGAAAGCTGAGGTCATTGCAGGAAAGTTTGATTTAACCGTAAAAGACTATGGTGATCTACAAACTGAAATTAGACGGGCCGATATCTTTGTTGTTGCTACGGGCGCACAACTGCCCACTATCTCAAAAGCTTTGATCTATACAAAAAAGCCCCTTCTTATTTTGGATCTTTCCGTTCCCAAAAATGTATCCAATGATGTTTTGGAGCTTGAAAATGTTTCCTTGGTTCACTTGGACCAACTTTCCCAAATTACCGATGACACCTTAAACAAGAGAAAAGAATTTGTTCCCAAAGCAGAGAAAATAATCGATCAGGTAAGGGGAGAATTTTTAAAATGGTTGGAGACAAGAAAGTTTGCTCCAGTAATCAATGCGCTCAAGGAAAAACTTAAAACGATGAAAGCAGAGGAAATCGACTTTCATTCCAGAAAAATATCCGATTTTAACGAAGATCAGGCAGAAATCATTTCGGAACGCATCATTCAAAAGATAACCAAGCAGTTTGCCAACCATTTAAAGAGTTCCGAGGTTGATACCGAAGATAGTCTGGAACTCATCCAAAAAGTTTTTCAGTTAGAAATCGGTTCAAAATGA
- a CDS encoding AraC family transcriptional regulator: protein MENVAKGSYKEILLEEGFYILKIQNDTEDIKRIEREINSSFIQFHFCLKGKSQFYFNDGQYHLEVSEENSLLLYNTQKDLPLHLNVSPDTWLLSIIMTIRKFHSLFSNEADYIPFLSEGNKEKKYYSQEAVSPAIAVVLSQLMNYNLHPSIKELYVKGKVYELISLYFNKTQNADLEQCPFLADEENVRRLKMAKEIMISRMSEPPTLAELSKEIGLSLKKLKEGFKQIYGDSVYGFLFDYKMEYARKMLETGSHNVNEVGLRVGYSTASHFIASFKKKYGTTPKKYLISNA from the coding sequence ATGGAAAATGTCGCCAAAGGTTCATATAAGGAAATTTTATTGGAAGAAGGATTTTATATACTTAAAATTCAGAACGATACAGAAGATATAAAGAGAATAGAAAGAGAAATCAATAGCTCGTTCATTCAATTTCATTTTTGCCTAAAAGGGAAGTCCCAGTTTTATTTTAACGATGGGCAATACCATCTTGAAGTGTCCGAAGAAAACTCGCTCTTGCTTTACAATACCCAAAAAGATTTGCCTTTACATTTAAATGTATCCCCAGATACGTGGTTATTGTCCATAATTATGACGATAAGGAAATTCCATTCGCTTTTTTCCAACGAGGCAGATTATATCCCTTTTTTAAGTGAAGGGAACAAAGAAAAGAAATACTATTCCCAAGAGGCGGTTTCTCCAGCAATAGCAGTAGTCTTGAGCCAGTTGATGAACTATAACCTGCACCCCTCCATAAAAGAGCTGTACGTAAAGGGGAAGGTGTATGAATTAATTTCCCTGTATTTTAACAAAACCCAGAACGCAGATTTGGAACAGTGCCCTTTTTTAGCGGATGAAGAGAACGTAAGGCGCTTAAAAATGGCAAAGGAAATCATGATTTCCAGAATGTCCGAACCACCCACTTTGGCGGAACTTTCCAAGGAAATAGGACTTAGTCTAAAGAAATTAAAGGAAGGTTTCAAACAGATTTACGGGGATTCCGTTTATGGCTTTTTGTTTGATTATAAAATGGAATATGCAAGAAAAATGTTAGAGACCGGAAGCCATAATGTCAATGAAGTAGGTTTACGTGTAGGGTACAGCACGGCAAGCCATTTTATTGCATCGTTCAAGAAGAAATATGGGACCACACCAAAAAAATATTTAATTTCAAATGCTTAA
- a CDS encoding ThuA domain-containing protein, translating to MKFYLIVPFIFCSILFVNAQENPTPEDVPKPPELVLVFSKTTGYRHKSIEKGVETLRKLGRENGFIVLQTESSSDFNPQNLNNYRLVIFLNTTKEVLDDVQQKAFEKYIRNEGSFMGIHAATDTEYDWPWYGKLVGAYFESHPNDPNIINAKIDVLNREHPSTAHLNDTWKRSDEWYNYKNLNPDVSVLLNLDETSYEGGKNGKNHPIAWFHEFDGARAYYTGGGHSKASFDEPDFQQHLLGAIEWCLGRK from the coding sequence ATGAAATTTTATTTAATAGTCCCTTTTATCTTTTGTTCAATACTATTTGTAAATGCGCAAGAAAACCCCACTCCAGAAGATGTTCCAAAACCTCCGGAACTTGTTTTAGTATTTAGCAAGACGACAGGCTATCGCCATAAATCCATAGAAAAAGGTGTTGAAACTTTAAGAAAATTGGGAAGGGAGAACGGTTTTATTGTATTGCAGACGGAAAGCTCATCTGACTTTAATCCACAGAACTTAAACAACTATAGATTAGTAATATTCCTCAATACCACAAAGGAAGTTTTGGATGATGTTCAGCAAAAAGCTTTTGAGAAATATATTAGGAATGAGGGGAGTTTTATGGGAATACATGCTGCCACAGATACCGAATACGACTGGCCTTGGTACGGAAAGTTGGTAGGAGCTTATTTTGAAAGCCATCCGAACGACCCCAATATTATAAATGCGAAAATCGATGTCCTAAACAGAGAACATCCTTCCACAGCGCACTTGAACGACACATGGAAGCGCAGTGATGAATGGTATAATTACAAAAATTTAAATCCTGATGTTTCTGTTTTGCTCAACTTGGACGAAACCAGTTATGAAGGTGGAAAAAACGGCAAAAATCATCCTATTGCTTGGTTCCATGAATTTGATGGTGCCCGTGCATATTATACTGGCGGCGGCCATAGCAAAGCTTCTTTTGATGAGCCAGACTTTCAACAGCACCTACTGGGAGCGATAGAATGGTGTCTAGGGAGAAAGTAA
- a CDS encoding N-acetylmuramoyl-L-alanine amidase-like domain-containing protein, which translates to MFPKILLFILLFFGFETNAQVLYTAEDSTLFYSKLKTFENFETNAHQNIIVAIGKTFLETPYVEKTLELGESESLVVNLRGLDCTTFVENVLAFGLMYENQQFQFLDFIENLEKIRYRDGKINGYPSRLHYFTEWIRNNEKKGLVTDITSELGGIQTEKSINFMGTHRNLYPFLGEEENYKAILEVEETLAKENLCILPQDQIEQNENLIQSGDIVALATSIKGLDVTHTGIAIKQPDERIYLLHASSAGSVMISKEPLVDYLKKIKYNIGIIVARPTLLSP; encoded by the coding sequence ATGTTTCCTAAGATTTTACTCTTTATTCTTTTGTTTTTTGGATTTGAAACCAATGCCCAAGTCTTGTACACGGCTGAAGATTCAACCTTGTTTTATTCCAAGTTAAAAACATTTGAAAATTTTGAAACGAATGCCCATCAAAATATCATTGTGGCTATAGGAAAAACGTTTTTGGAAACTCCTTACGTAGAAAAAACCTTGGAACTTGGCGAAAGCGAAAGTTTAGTTGTCAATCTAAGGGGGTTGGATTGTACCACATTTGTGGAGAATGTCCTTGCCTTTGGTTTAATGTATGAAAATCAGCAGTTCCAGTTCTTGGATTTTATTGAAAATCTTGAGAAAATTCGGTATAGAGATGGAAAAATCAATGGGTATCCTTCTCGTTTACATTATTTTACGGAATGGATTCGAAATAACGAAAAGAAAGGTCTGGTCACCGATATTACTTCGGAATTGGGTGGAATCCAAACAGAAAAGAGCATCAACTTTATGGGTACGCACAGAAATTTGTATCCTTTTTTAGGAGAAGAAGAAAACTATAAGGCCATTTTGGAAGTAGAAGAAACCCTTGCCAAAGAAAACCTATGTATTTTGCCCCAAGACCAAATTGAGCAAAATGAAAATTTAATTCAATCCGGTGATATTGTTGCGCTAGCAACCTCTATAAAGGGATTGGACGTTACACATACTGGAATAGCCATAAAGCAACCCGATGAAAGAATCTATCTACTACATGCATCCAGTGCAGGATCTGTAATGATTTCCAAAGAACCCTTGGTGGACTACCTCAAAAAAATAAAATACAATATTGGGATTATTGTAGCAAGACCGACCTTACTTTCTCCCTAG
- the hemH gene encoding ferrochelatase, whose translation MKGVLLVNLGSPDSPTAKDVKPYLDEFLMDERVIDVPNILRNILVRGIILQTRPKKSAKAYAKIWWDEGSPLIVISERFTEKVRQHTNMPVALGMRYGSITIKKALQELKDKGVDEVLLVPLYPHYAMSSYETVVVKAMEEQQKHFPQINLTTLPAFYSNADYIKVLSESIADGLKDFEYDHILFSYHGIPERHIRKSDPTKFHCKIDGSCCKINSVAHHTCYRHQCYDTTELVKAYLDLPEDKVSSSFQSRLAGDPWLKPYTDYEFERLAKEGKKRLAVITPAFVSDCLETLEEIAMEGKEQFEEAGGERYKHIPCLNDSDAWVTLMAKWVNEWKSKGTLPV comes from the coding sequence ATGAAAGGAGTGTTATTGGTCAATTTGGGTTCGCCGGATAGTCCAACTGCAAAGGATGTAAAGCCATATTTGGATGAATTTCTTATGGATGAACGGGTCATTGATGTTCCAAACATATTGAGAAACATATTGGTTCGTGGCATAATCTTGCAGACCCGCCCCAAAAAGTCTGCAAAAGCCTATGCCAAAATATGGTGGGACGAGGGGTCGCCCTTGATCGTTATTTCTGAAAGATTTACCGAAAAGGTCCGTCAACATACCAACATGCCAGTAGCTCTTGGTATGCGTTACGGGTCCATAACCATAAAAAAAGCGCTCCAAGAACTTAAAGATAAAGGAGTTGATGAGGTTTTGTTGGTGCCATTATATCCACATTACGCCATGTCTTCGTATGAAACTGTCGTTGTTAAAGCAATGGAAGAGCAGCAAAAACACTTCCCCCAAATTAATTTGACCACATTGCCGGCATTTTATAGCAATGCGGATTACATAAAAGTTTTATCCGAAAGCATTGCCGATGGGTTGAAGGATTTTGAATATGACCATATTCTCTTTTCGTACCACGGTATCCCGGAACGACATATTAGAAAATCGGACCCGACCAAGTTTCATTGTAAAATTGATGGTAGCTGTTGTAAAATAAATTCGGTGGCGCACCATACCTGTTATAGGCACCAATGTTACGATACTACGGAATTGGTAAAAGCATACCTGGACCTTCCCGAAGATAAGGTCAGTTCTTCGTTCCAATCGCGTTTGGCAGGCGACCCATGGCTAAAACCCTATACCGATTACGAATTTGAACGGCTGGCGAAAGAAGGGAAAAAGCGATTGGCCGTAATTACTCCTGCGTTCGTAAGTGATTGTTTGGAAACTTTGGAAGAAATTGCCATGGAAGGCAAAGAACAATTTGAAGAAGCAGGTGGCGAACGCTATAAACATATTCCTTGCCTGAACGATAGTGATGCTTGGGTTACTTTAATGGCCAAGTGGGTCAACGAGTGGAAATCCAAGGGGACTCTTCCAGTTTAA
- a CDS encoding MATE family efflux transporter, with protein MAKVSSDQLGQEPIGKLLIKQAVPASIGILVMSLNILVDSIFVGNWIGPIAIAAINVVLPVSFFIAALGMAIGIGGSSIISRALGANNKEKALKTFGNQITLTLLVTITMVALGLYFVDGLIPAFGGKGSIFDPAKIYYTIILYGVPFLALCMMGNTVIRAEGKPKFAMIAMIIPSVGNLLMDYIFIYVFDWGMHGAAWATTAGYLMCFGYILYFFLSKNSELRISLPHFGLDVPILREIGSLGFVTLARQAVTSITYLLMNNILFNLGGEAMVAVYAIIGRMLMFALFPVFGVTQGFLPIAGFNYGALKYDRVKESIYTAIKYAALVATLVFIGLMIFPEAITSLFLSSREDLPVKELITNTFVLERAPTAMRWVFAATPIIALQLIGAAYFQAVGKAIPALLLTLTRQGFFFIPLILVLPYYLGEFGVWISFPIADVLATIVTGFYLWKEIKTKLQKPTDI; from the coding sequence ATGGCAAAAGTTTCATCAGATCAGTTAGGACAAGAACCCATAGGCAAGTTGCTTATAAAACAGGCCGTTCCTGCCTCTATTGGCATATTGGTAATGTCCTTGAATATTTTGGTGGATTCAATTTTTGTGGGGAATTGGATCGGACCCATTGCCATTGCCGCAATCAATGTGGTATTGCCCGTATCTTTTTTTATTGCCGCGTTGGGTATGGCAATCGGTATTGGCGGGTCCAGTATAATTTCTAGAGCATTGGGAGCCAATAATAAGGAAAAAGCCCTTAAGACTTTTGGAAACCAAATTACCCTTACCCTTTTGGTGACCATAACCATGGTTGCCTTGGGACTTTATTTTGTGGATGGGCTAATTCCCGCATTTGGTGGCAAAGGAAGCATTTTTGATCCCGCAAAAATTTATTATACCATTATTTTATATGGAGTGCCTTTCTTGGCACTTTGTATGATGGGCAATACGGTAATACGGGCAGAGGGAAAACCAAAATTTGCCATGATAGCCATGATTATTCCTTCCGTTGGAAACCTGCTCATGGACTATATTTTTATCTATGTTTTTGATTGGGGCATGCACGGAGCAGCATGGGCAACAACGGCAGGTTATCTAATGTGCTTTGGTTATATACTTTATTTTTTTCTATCAAAAAATTCTGAATTAAGAATAAGTCTACCACATTTTGGATTGGACGTACCGATTTTAAGGGAAATCGGTTCACTTGGTTTTGTGACCTTGGCAAGACAGGCTGTAACGAGCATCACCTATCTATTGATGAACAACATTTTATTCAATTTGGGGGGTGAGGCCATGGTTGCCGTGTATGCCATTATCGGTAGAATGTTAATGTTCGCTTTGTTCCCGGTTTTTGGCGTTACCCAAGGGTTTTTGCCCATCGCAGGGTTTAATTATGGTGCGTTAAAGTATGATCGTGTAAAGGAATCTATTTACACAGCAATTAAATATGCAGCATTGGTAGCTACATTGGTTTTTATCGGGTTGATGATTTTTCCCGAAGCAATCACATCTCTCTTCCTAAGCAGTCGTGAAGATTTGCCCGTAAAGGAATTGATCACCAATACCTTTGTTTTGGAGCGTGCCCCAACAGCCATGCGCTGGGTTTTTGCAGCAACACCAATTATTGCCTTACAATTGATTGGAGCGGCCTATTTTCAGGCAGTGGGCAAAGCAATTCCTGCATTATTGTTGACCTTGACCCGACAGGGTTTCTTTTTTATTCCGCTTATATTGGTTTTGCCCTATTATTTAGGTGAGTTTGGTGTTTGGATTTCCTTTCCAATAGCCGATGTTCTAGCTACTATCGTTACGGGATTCTATTTGTGGAAAGAGATTAAGACAAAACTGCAAAAACCGACCGATATATAA